Genomic window (Apis cerana isolate GH-2021 linkage group LG1, AcerK_1.0, whole genome shotgun sequence):
cttactttattattttctaattttcttttttcctgtaaattttcaataaaatctgaaataataaatgaatgcaaaatatttgtatagatttaaaaaataaacttattttatttgaaaccttctcttgaaaaaaaacatcTTTTAGTGGATAAAAcactttttttggaaattttccatTGAAAGAAGCTACATTCGTTGTACTTGAAtcctttaaattataatttatcgtgtgaaacaaagaaattagtaaatcagaatttaatttttcttttacaatgacaaattaaaaaattaaaaaaaatgaaaaattttttaaacgaaaaatttaccACATGTAAAGGCATCCAAATATGATCTCTGCCACCACGTAATCTTATCATAGAATTTGCTTGgacaaaataatgaagaaaattaattctcttataataaatatataaaaaaaataaatacaataacatttacatttaatacaataatacaattaatttaaatataaatatgaaataaaaataatataaatatttgtttaattgtaataattaatgttatgttatatatatagtaacatttaatttaatagataaaaaattgtaaataaataaataaattaatacagtGCAGATAGAGGTTAAGTCATACTTTGAGTTAGATAGGTTACTCCAAAATTATCGCGCGATTTACAAATTCCACTTTTTGAacgaattttcatattttattatatatgttatatcttttaaattacaaattattgttaatcaatagtaataatcaataataataattaatatgaaagaatGATTGACATCAATTATAAGTAGTAGCGGCGATCATTTAATTCAAGTTCCAATATATttagcattttatttttttttatttgtatcaattaacaataattatatataatgatcggcatatttttatttgttatcttTCTTGTGCAAAAAGCTAACATAAACTTcacatcatatataaaataattatatataatattatataaaattaaaattatttaaaattatttaaatataaaaatcaagaatcaaagatttttatatgaatatataaataataatgtcatacttataaattatgtaaatatattttatattttcataattattttttaaatttaattaaatttaatttcatttattatattcgatacaaaatgatataatataaaatgtatatgtatgttttataatattattttacttataataataaataaaaattattaaagataaatgtcttttaataaaaataataataacttgtaaataaattatataaatttcaggtTCAGCAAAACTTGGCTTCATCTATTTTCTGCCAGTATTAATATCTTCTTACAAATGTGTGAATTAAGTAAAGAACTTCTATAcatgtatagtatatatatgtgtatgttttaaaattgtattgtttaaaaataaatatacaattacaaataattattaattattatatataaatataaataaatatattccaatttttcaaatgctttatatttttatatgtttgaaTTAGTAGTAGATTTATTAAAGATCAAAGATTCATTGCTTAGTGACctttatatctattaacaTAATGTTAACCTTTGCCTGCAATGAAAAGTAATCAGTTGATACATATTCGTAaagtcattttttaatttaactttacgAAACGTTGCAACAATAGTTTCGTTAATTTAGTTGGCAGCGCATATTTTTGcgctttgaaagaaaaatttctaattcgatcagatattcttatttatattgaatgacAATATGTACGTgtttgagatattaaaaaatttatttctaaacttatttactttcatatcataaatattttgctcATATTCACTTTTAATGTGTTTTTGTATTACTGCCATTGACaattatgttatttcaaaaatgtttttttggcAGATTATTCaacatattcaaattatagattaattatattgtattgtgATTATTATCGTGAAATATGGATAACGTGACAGTgagtattaaatttcattttaaatacaaaaatatgattttcctaaccttatataataatatcagatttttatcataattttttctttttaattatttttttatataattttataattaaatatattttctatcatatatttttataatataaatttcttatgaaGTAAtagtagaattaaaattaattttaaaaagaaatttttctttttagggAATAATACATGCCATGTATCGAGGATTTGTAGATAGTTTGAGAGGAGCTATTGTCTTATTTTATATGGACaaacgaattaatgaaaaattatctaaaccACCcttaaataaaacagaaagTCATGGAAAAGACATAGCAGTCATACCTCATCCTCCAAagcattttaatcatttaaggtatatagttaaattatataataaaatatatcaaaattttaatattttatatcttatatatgtatatatctttatgagtacattataatgtattttcagAGAATCAAAAGTGTTAAAAAGAACAATTCAATGTTGTGCTTTAAATGGTGGTGTATTTTGGGTcagcatattaatttttgaatgtgGTTTACTTCCATTTCTCAAGTACTTATTGACCATTATATTTGGTCATTCACCGGGTATGGGTATGACTGTGTGGTCTTGGATGAAACCATTTCTGTCATTAACTTTTGGCACTGTATGGGTACTACCACTATTTGTGCTCAGTAGGATAGTCAACAGTTTATGGTTTCAGGTATGAGTTATTTGATCTCAGAACGAGAAGCTTTGGCCAGTAACCATTGAAGGGGTTAATATCACATGCTATATTTGTAAACCATGTAGGACATAGCGGACAGTGCTTATAGGTATAGGCAAGGAAGGCCATTACTTTTATCTAGTGTGAGCAAGCTCGTAGCAGACACGCTTTTCAGTATATTGGTTCAAGCATTATTTTTGGGTCAAGGAATGTTGGTATCCAGGATTCCATTACCTCTTGTAGGTGACATTCTTGCCCTTATACATATGTGCCTTTTATATGCTCTCTATGCTTTTGAATACAAATGGTTCAATATGGGTTGGGAGCTACATAGACGATTAAGTTTTATTGAAAGTAATTGGCCATATTTTGTGGGTTTTGGTCTGCCATTAGCAGTACTTACCCAACTGCCCAGTTCGTATGTAATAAGGTAattgatttctttaaatatcatgTTTCCTATGCagtaatattactaattaatcTATTGTTATTTTAGTGGCTGTGTTTTTTCTAT
Coding sequences:
- the LOC133667378 gene encoding uncharacterized protein LOC133667378 isoform X2; protein product: MLLYLFFLYIYYKRINFLHYFVQANSMIRLRGGRDHIWMPLHVDSSTTNVASFNGKFPKKVFYPLKDVFFQEKEKRKLENNKNDKPMEVNNNKKKIKCLPIKFQKLMFSRNNTKSNCHFIQNIEKKTDSSKVLNVKKNTNFE
- the LOC133667378 gene encoding uncharacterized protein LOC133667378 isoform X1; its protein translation is MLLYLFFLYIYYKRINFLHYFVQANSMIRLRGGRDHIWMPLHVDSSTTNVASFNGKFPKKVFYPLKDVFFQEKEKRKLENNKNDKPMEVNNNKKKIKCLPIKFQKLMFSRNNTKSNCHFIQNIEKKTDSSKVLNVKKNTNFEVSIFIFI
- the LOC107994704 gene encoding etoposide-induced protein 2.4, giving the protein MDNVTGIIHAMYRGFVDSLRGAIVLFYMDKRINEKLSKPPLNKTESHGKDIAVIPHPPKHFNHLRESKVLKRTIQCCALNGGVFWVSILIFECGLLPFLKYLLTIIFGHSPGMGMTVWSWMKPFLSLTFGTVWVLPLFVLSRIVNSLWFQDIADSAYRYRQGRPLLLSSVSKLVADTLFSILVQALFLGQGMLVSRIPLPLVGDILALIHMCLLYALYAFEYKWFNMGWELHRRLSFIESNWPYFVGFGLPLAVLTQLPSSYVISGCVFSILFPLFIVSGNEAVPVTGVCDCPLKLFSPVIAIANTLFNKTIGPTNRR